The following are encoded together in the Sparus aurata chromosome 1, fSpaAur1.1, whole genome shotgun sequence genome:
- the rtn4rl2a gene encoding reticulon-4 receptor-like 2a: METSTISRSRRCSIMRTYKSGLSLWLVVWLVLGKPSPASACPHHCVCYPTPMTVSCQAQNFTAVPVGVPYESQRVFLQNNRITELRVGSFGFGTQVLWLFSNNITWIEAGAFSELRDLEELDLGDNPNLHRLEGGAFRGLEKLQSLHMHRCKLTALPHDIFHKLYSLQFLYLQENNLHFLQDDIFSDLINLSQLFLHGNRIRTLSENVFRGLVNLDRLLLHDNRIRQVNRRAFRDLGRLTMLFLFNNTLAELPSQALRDTQGIEFLRLNANPWSCGCEARALWEWFREARVSSSEVICASPSTRRGQDLRFLREMDFALCPLPDPGSIAGSTTTTFSTKTRWWFHKNKPQSSTKGVFEKASETVKAGLYGKGPSTTTSVVKYELGEEELALPKLDPEEYWANYGNEDSGVTLRCFELECPPEFDTPSSASSPSSSSPSFLLLVALSVFSLSLHLLFG, encoded by the exons ATGGAAACCTCTACGATTTCTCGTAGCCGACGATGCTCCATCATGCGCACCTACAAAA GCGGTCTCTCCCTCTGGCTGGTGGTGTGGCTGGTCCTCGGCAAGCCAAGTCCGGCGTCGGCGTGCCCGCATCACTGCGTGTGCTACCCGACTCCCATGACTGTGAGCTGCCAGGCGCAGAACTTCACCGCCGTCCCGGTCGGAGTGCCCTATGAGTCACAGCGCGTGTTCCTCCAGAACAACCGGATCACGGAGCTCAGAGTTGGCTCTTTTGGCTTCGGTACTCAG GTTCTGTGGCTGTTCTCCAACAACATCACGTGGATTGAAGCTGGGGCCTTCAGTGAGCTGAGGGACTTGGAGGAGTTGGACCTCGGGGACAACCCCAACCTCCACAGGCTGGAGGGGGGAGCCTTCCGCGGCCTAGAGAAGCTCCAGAGCCTCCACATGCACCGCTGCAAGCTCACTGCCCTGCCCCATGACATCTTCCACAAGCTGTACAGCCTGCAGTTCCTCTATTTGCAG GAGAATAATCTTCACTTCCTGCAGGACGACATCTTCTCTGACCTCATCAACCTGAGCCAGCTTTTCCTGCATGGCAACCGTATCCGCACCCTCTCCGAGAACGTGTTCCGCGGCCTGGTCAACCTTgaccgcctcctcctccacgaCAACCGCATCAGGCAGGTGAACCGCCGCGCCTTCCGCGACCTCGGCCGTCTCACCATGCTCTTCCTCTTCAACAACACCCTGGCAGAGCTGCCCAGCCAGGCCCTGAGAGACACGCAGGGCATCGAGTTCCTCCGCCTCAACGCCAACCCCTGGTCCTGCGGCTGTGAGGCCCGCGCCCTGTGGGAGTGGTTCCGCGAGGCCCGCGTCTCCTCATCCGAGGTCATCTGCGCTTCCCCTTCGACCCGCCGTGGCCAGGACCTCCGCTTTCTCAGGGAGATGGACTTCGCCCTCTGCCCCCTGCCCGACCCCGGCTCCATCGCTggctccaccaccaccaccttcaGCACCAAAACCCGCTGGTGGTTCCACAAGAACAAGCCCCAGTCATCCACAAAAGGCGTCTTTGAGAAAGCTTCCGAGACTGTCAAGGCTGGTTTGTACGGGAAAGGCCCATCCACGACCACCTCAGTAGTCAAGTACGAGCTGGGTGAGGAAGAGCTGGCGCTGCCCAAACTCGACCCAGAAGAGTACTGGGCAAACTACGGCAACGAGGACTCAGGTGTCACCCTGCGATGCTTCGAGCTCGAATGTCCACCTGAGTTCGACACGCCTTCATCCGCCTCCTCCCCCTCATCGTCCTCGCCCTCCTTCCTCTTACTAGTAGCCCTCTCTGTATTCAGCCTCAGCCTCCACCTTCTTTTCGGCTGA